The DNA sequence AGAGCGCGCTCGCCGGCAAGCGCCTGACCCGCGAGGAGATCGTCGACGCTTACATCGAGATGCTCGGGAGCGAGCGGGTCATCACCGACGAGCAGACGCTGAAGGACAACAGCGCCGATCGCTACTACAAGGTCGAGAACATCTTCGGGATCTACTCGCTTCCCCTGCCGGCCGCCGTTCTCAAGCCGGCCTCTCCGCAGGACGTGGCTCGAATCCTCAGCTTCGCGAACGACCACGGGATCAACGTCGTTCCCAAGACCGGCGGCTCCGCGACAGAGGGAGGCCTCGAGACCGTCGTCGAGAACTCCATCGTCCTCGACGGTTCCGGCATGAACCGCATCCTCGACATCGACATCGAGAACATGCAGGCGACGGTCCAGTGCGGCGTCCGCCTGGAGGATCTGGAGAACGCGGTGCGGGAACTCGGGTACACCACGGGCCACTCCCCTCAGTCCAAGCCGCTCGCCCAGTACGGCGGACTGCTCGCGACCCGCTCCATCGGCCAGTTCTCGACGCTCTACGGCGGCATCGAGGACATGGTTGTCGGCGTCGAGACGGTCTTCCCGAACGGCGAGATCTGCCGGATCAAGAACGTGCCGCGCCGCGCCGCAGGCCCGGACATCCGGCACCTCGTCATCGGCAACGAGGGAGCGCTCAACTTCATCACCGAGGTGACGGTGAAGATCTTCCGCTACTACCCCGAGAACCACCGGTTCTACGGTTACCTGCTCGATGACATGAAGACCGGATTCGAGATCCTTCGTGAGGTCGTGGCCCAGGGCTACCGGCCATCGGTTGCGCGTCTCTATGACGGCGAGGACGGCCTCTACCACTTCAAGCACTTCTCCGAGGGCCGGTGCGTGCTGATCTTCGTTGCCGAGGGACCCAAGGCGATCGCTGATGCGACCGGCGCGGCCATCGAGGAGATCGTCGCGTCGTACGACTCGGCCGATCGGGTCGATGCTCAATTGATCGAGGACTGGTTCAACCACCTCAATTGGGATGTCTCCAAGATCGAAGAGGAACGGATCGAGATCCGCGAGACGCTCGTCAACGGCTTCACCACCGAAGTGTCCGCCAACTGGAGCGCCATCCACGACATCTACCAGAACGCGCTGGCGCGGATCCGCAAGGAGATCCCCGCAGAGTTCACCCTCCTCGGAGGCCACTCCAGCCACAGCTATCTCAACGGCACGAACATGTACTTCGTCTACTACTACAAGGTCGATGTCGAACCCCAGCTCGAGCGCACGGTGTATCACGACCCGATTCAGAACATCATCGTCGAGGAGACCCTCAAGCTCGGTGGTTCCATGTGCCACCACCACGGGGTCGGGAAGCACCGCACCCACTTCCTTGCCGACGAGTACGGCTCCTCCCTGTCGATGCTCGAGGCGCTCAAGACCGCGTTCGATCCCAACGGCATCATGAACCGCGGGACGATCTTCCCGCTCGCCAAGTAGCCCGAACACTTCCGCGAAGA is a window from the Leifsonia sp. AG29 genome containing:
- a CDS encoding FAD-binding oxidoreductase; amino-acid sequence: MLETQELEIDDKSALAGKRLTREEIVDAYIEMLGSERVITDEQTLKDNSADRYYKVENIFGIYSLPLPAAVLKPASPQDVARILSFANDHGINVVPKTGGSATEGGLETVVENSIVLDGSGMNRILDIDIENMQATVQCGVRLEDLENAVRELGYTTGHSPQSKPLAQYGGLLATRSIGQFSTLYGGIEDMVVGVETVFPNGEICRIKNVPRRAAGPDIRHLVIGNEGALNFITEVTVKIFRYYPENHRFYGYLLDDMKTGFEILREVVAQGYRPSVARLYDGEDGLYHFKHFSEGRCVLIFVAEGPKAIADATGAAIEEIVASYDSADRVDAQLIEDWFNHLNWDVSKIEEERIEIRETLVNGFTTEVSANWSAIHDIYQNALARIRKEIPAEFTLLGGHSSHSYLNGTNMYFVYYYKVDVEPQLERTVYHDPIQNIIVEETLKLGGSMCHHHGVGKHRTHFLADEYGSSLSMLEALKTAFDPNGIMNRGTIFPLAK